DNA from Deltaproteobacteria bacterium:
CGAACGCTTCGCGGCGCTCTGCCACGGCTGCGTCTGCCCCGCGGCGCCCGCCGCCGGCTACGCCACCCCGGCGCTGTTCGCCTTGGTCGCTCCGCCCAAGCTGGCGCGACGGGCAGCGTTGGTGCCGGCCGTCGAGGAGGCCGCGGTTTCCGCCGAATCCACGGCTACGGACATTGAGCAACGCCTCGCCCGCATTGAAGCCGCCTTGCAACGCCTCCAGCCCGCGCCCACGGAGGAGGAATGAACGCCAATGGAGCCGGCGTGCCCCCACGCCGGTCTCTTGTGGAGCCGGCTCCAGAGGGAAGCGCGGAATGAAAACCGCCTACATCACCGAACAAGGCGCCACGCTGCGGCGCGACGGCCCCGTGCTGCAGGTATGGACGGGTAAGAAGCGCATCACCGAACTGCTGGTGCATGATCTCGATCAGCTCGTGCTCATGGGCAACATCATGATCACACCGGCCGTGCTCGACTTCCTGATTGCCGAACGGGTCGATACCGTGTTCATGTCGATTCACGGCCGCTTTCGCGGGCGGTTGATGCACGAGCACTCGAAGAACGTGCGCCTGCGCCTGGCGCAATACCAGCAATTGCAGACCCCGGGCGTGGCTCTGGCTCTGGCGCAGCGGCTGGTGCGGGGCAAGATCCTCAACACTCGCGCCTTCGTGCTCAAGGCCGCGCGCCGTATGGGCGGCGACAGCGAGCTGGCCGAGGCTGCTGCCCGCTTGCTGGCCATGGCAGAGCGGCTCGCCGAGATGAAAACGCTCGAGCAGGTGCGCGGCTGCGAGGGGCGGGCCTCGGCGGTGTACTTCGGCATCTTCGGCCGCTTGCTCAAGCACCCCGACTTCACCTTCACCGACCGCAACCGCCGCCCGCCGCTCGATCCGGTCAATGTGCTGCTCTCGCTCGGCTACACGCTGCTGGCCAATGCCGTCGAGACGGCGATACAGATCGTCGGTCTCGACCCGTACCTGGGCGCGTTGCACGAGATCGCTTACGGCCGGCCGTCGCTGGTCTGCGACCTGATGGAGGAGTACCGCAGCGTGATTGTCGAGCCGATGGTGGTGGCGTGCATCAACCAGCGCTCCTTTGCGGCCGGCGATTTCGAGAGCGCAGGCGAGGGCGAGCCGGTGCGCTTCAAGCGCGCCGCCCTCAAGTGGTTTGTGGAGCTGTTCGAGCGCCGCTTGCGCGGCACCATCCTGTATCCGCCGCGCGGCCAGCGCCTGACGTATCGCCAGGTGATCGAAGAACAGGTGCGCCGGTGTGCGCGCGTGCTGCTCGGCACCGAGGCAGTGTATGAACCGTTTCTCATCCGCTAGGCGTGGAGCGACGCGCCACGCCTCAAGGGCTAAGGCTGAGCGACGCGCCCCCAACACCTTGACGACGGGAGGGCTGCTTCCGCCAACGCATCCGCATGTTCACCGTGATTGCGTTCGACATCGTTGACGACCGCACGCGCTATCGCGTCGTACAAGTGTTGCGGCGCTACGCCGTGCGGGTGCAGAAGTCGGTGTTCGAGGCCGGCAAGTTGAACCCGGCGGACTTTCACCGGATGCGTTTGGATGTCGAGCGGCTCATCAACGTCGGTGAAGACACCGTGCGGTACTATTTGCTGTGTGGTAACTGTGTCCCGCGGATCGAGGTCAGCGGGCTGGGGCGGCTAACCAAGGCCGAGGAATACAAGGTGGTATGAAGCGCGCCAGACAGCGGACAATCGCGGGGTCGCGCGTAAGTGTGCGAAAAGCCAGGCGTGGCCCCGGTGGCGCACCGGAGGACCGGCGCAGCGCATTTCCCCCGAAACGCCGGATGGTTAGCGCCGCACGACCAGCGGCATGGCGCGGCAGCAGAGGCCGCCGGCGAGGTTGGCGCGCCGACGGTTGCAAGCGGCGGCAGAATCAGCGAAAAGAAGGGGCGCGGTCCGACAGGACGATTCCTCGATGAGGGGATTGAGACGTACCCCACAGCGCCCGCCACGGACATTGAGTGTTGATGTCCGACAGGACGATTCCTCGATGAGGGGATTGAGACGAATGCCTCACTGAGAAACTGAGACCACGCTACATTATGTCCGACAGGACGATTCCTCGATGAGGGGATTGAGACGCGACCCAACAGCACCGGGGCGGCACAATGATGTATTCCGTCCGACAGGACGATTCCTCGATGAGGGGATTGAGACACTTGCACTTCCTGTCTTCCTGGTGGTCATCCCACAACGTCCGACAGGACGATTCCTCGATGAGGGGATTGAGACGTGATCAAGCATCTCGCCTGTTCGCCCTGGACCATTGTCCGACAGGACGATTCCTCGATGAGGGGATTGAGACACAGCCAATGCCTCACGCGCCGCGGAGGGCGGCCTAATGTCCGACAGGACGATTCCTCGATGAGGGGATTGAGACGTGGCGGTGGCGGTGGCGTTAGCTGCGACTTTGGGGGCCGTCCGACAGGACGATTCCTCGATGAGGGGATTGAGACTTGATCTGGTGACTCAGCTGCTTGTCTTTGTCCTTATCGCCGGTCCGACAGGACGATTCCTCGATGAGGGGATTGAGACCCGCTGGCACGCGCCGCCAGCGCCAGGCGCGCTGTGTCCGACAGGACGATTCCTCGATGAGGGGATTGAGACAGGGCCGATCGCAGCTGGTCGCGCAGTTCGCCCTGCGCGAGTCCGACAGGACGATTCCTCGATGAGGGGATTGAGACGTCGACCTCCGCGAGACTACGCGCTCGTTGTGCCACTGATGTCCGACAGGACGATTCCTCGATGAGGGGATTGAGACAGTGTGCGGAGTGTTTTGTCGTCGGGTGCCATCAGCTTGTCCGACAGGACGATTCCTCGATGAGGGGATTGAGACTGCGCTGCGCCACCACCTCGATAGTCTCGTCGCCAGTCCGACAGGACGATTCCTCGATGAGGGGATTGAGACCCTTTGGTTCGGGCTCGCCGCGCTTAAAGTACCACTCCCCGTCCGACAGGACGATTCCTCGATGAGGGGATTGAGACTGTATCGATCCGGTGGTGGGCTACCTTCCGCCATGAGGTCCGACAGGACGATTCCTCGATGAGGGGATTGAGACTCCGAGCAGCTGACGTCACGCCCGAGCCACTGCTGCTGTCCGACAGGACGATTCCTCGATGAGGGGATTGAGACTCGTCACACTCGGCTACCCCGTCTCGATCGAACTGGTCCGACAGGACGATTCCTCGATGAGGGGATTGAGACGTCGCCGGTTTTGCGCACCTGCTGCTCGCTGCGCTGGATGTCCGACAGGACGATTCCTCGATGAGGGGATTGAGACGACACCGTCGGGCTGCGTGGCCTTCTGCTCGGCCTGTCCGACAGGACGATTCCTCGATGAGGGGATTGAGACACCTTCGCCCGCTCGGCCTGCTCCGCGACCGACTCGTCCGACAGGACGATTCCTCGATGAGGGGATTGAGACGTAGCCGGCCGCGCGGAGCTCCTGCTCTTCGGCGCTCGCCAGTCCGACAGGACGATTCCTCGATGAGGGGATTGAGACGATTGCCGCGATAGGCGGCGACCAGACGCGAACAGCGCGTCCGACAGGACGATTCCTCGATGAGGGGATTGAGACGGCCCGCGAGTGCGAGGATCGCGTGGTTGATCGGTCCGACAGGACGATTCCTCGATGAGGGGATTGAGACGTCGCGTAGCAGCAGCCGCCCGGTATCCGCCGCAGGTCCGACAGGACGATTCCTCGATGAGGGGATTGAGACACCCACTGGCGGATCGCCACGACGCGCGCGGCTATTTTGTCCGACAGGACGATTCCTCGATGAGGGGATTGAGACTCGACCAACTCGCCGTTCCGCGCCCGCACCAGGATTGCCGTGTCCGACAGGACGATTCCTCGATGAGGGGATTGAGACCCAATGTGGGTGAGTTCCATGGTTCAAGTTCCTATCTTGTCCGACAGGACGATTCCTCGATGAGGGGATTGAGACGTACGCTAAATGCCAGTGTGCGTTCTGGCGGCCAAGTACGCAGAGAGCGCAGAGGGCCGCAGAGGCAAGAGCCGAAATCCTTTTCATTCCTCTGCGTCCCTCGGCGTCCTCCGCGGTGAGAAATCCGGTTTCCATGACGAAGAACGGATTCAACCGCAGAGAGCGCAGAGGGCCGCAGGGGGTGGGCCGGAGCGTGTCGGTAAGGGCGGCTGCGCTTGCGCCCTGCATTGTGTCCGCGACACTTGTGCCCGTCACGGGTGATCCGTGCACACCCCGCTCACCCTGAACTACTATGGCCGAAAGTCTTGGCGTCGCGCGCAGATTTCCCTCCGTCATTCCCGCGAAGGCGGGAATCCATCCGGAGCCCCACCGCCCCTGGATGCCTGCCCCACGCCTTCGCGGGGGCAGGCTCTAAAGATTGCGGGCATGACGGAATACCCCTGTCGAGCTTTGGGCTGCGGGCCAAGCCCGCCCTGAGCAAGAGCAAGCGCAGCGGATCGCGACCCCACTGTGGCCGGCGAAGACCGTGGTGCGGGCTCCCGCGCCCGACTACACCCAGCACGCTTACGCTTGCTCGCGCGTTGAGCCGAACGCTTGGGCTCCGCGGCGCTGATGGGGGCGAACAGTGCGCCCGTCGCACCTCTTCAGGTGCCAGTCGCGGCTAGGTTGTTGGAAAACAGAGTGGTCCCAACGGGAATCGAACCCGTGTTACCGACGTGAGAGGCCGGCGTCCTAACCGCTAGACGATGGGACCAGTGGCGGCAGATTTTATGATTGCGGATTGCGGATTTGTCAACGATACCGAACCCAAATTCCGCAATCCGCAATCACCCAGCTGAGGAGGTAGGACTCGAACCTACAATCGCCTGATCCAGAGTCAGGTGGCTTACCAATTAGCCGACTCCTCAATACCCAGATCGGCCGGTAGATTACGGAGGCCCCGGCGCGATGTCAAGGCAGCATTACGACGTGCGGGCCGCCACCGCCGTTGCTGCGCCGGTGGCGGCGACGGCCCATTCGAGGCCGCGCCCGAGCCGTGCCAGCGCGCGCTCTTTGCCCAACACCTCTAGTACCTCGAAGATGCCGGGGCTGGTGGTGCCGCCGGTCAGAGCAACGCGCACGGGCTGCGCGAGCTTGCCCAGCGCCAGGCTGTGTCGTGCCATCACCGCGTTGAACACTTGCTGCAACCCGTCGATGTTCCACTGCGACAACCCAGCGAGCTCTCCGGCTAGGTCACGCAACGGTGCGGCGGTTGCCGGTTGGAGATGTTTGGCGGCGGCCTTGGCCTCGAGTTCGACGTCATCGCAGAGATAGAACCGTGCCGAATCGGCCAGTTCGACCAATGTCTTAGCCCGCTCCCTTAGGGTGGCGACGGCACCGGCCAACCACGTGTCGTCGCCGGGGATGGGCCAGCCGCGCGCGGCGATGAACGGCTTGACGGCTTGTGCGAGCGCGGCGGCGGGCATGGCCTTGAGGTGCTGGAAATTCACCCACTCCAGCTTCTCCGGGTTGTAAACGCCGGCCGACTTGCCCACGGTTTCGAGCGAGAACTTCTCGATCAGCTCGCCGCGCGTGAAGATCTCCTGGTCGCCATACGACCAGCCCAGGCGCGCAAGGTAGTTGATCAGGGCGTCGGGCAGGTAGCCGAGGTCGCGATAAGCGGTTACCGAGGTGGCACCGTGCCGCTTGCTCAGCCGGGCCCGGTCGAGCCCGAGGATGAGCGGGATGTGTGCGAACGCCGGCATCGGGTATCCGAAAGCTCGGTATAGCTGGATCTGCTTCGGGGTATTGGCGAGGTGGTCTTCGCCGCGAATGATGTGGGTGACCTGCATCAGCGCGTCATCAACCACCGCGCAGAAGTTGTAGGTCGGAATGCCGTCCGAGCGCACCAGCACCAGGTCGTCGAGCTCCTGGTTTTGCACCACCACCGGGCCTTTAACCAAGTCGGGGATGTTGGTCTCGCCGTCGAGTGGGGCTTTGAAGCGAATGGTAAATGGGCCGTCCGAGCGGGCGGTAGAGCTGCGGCAGGTGCGGTCGTACATCGGCTTACGGCCGGCAACCATGGCGGCCTTGCGCTTGGCGTCGAGGAGCTCGGCCGTACAGTAACAACGGTAGGCATGCCCGGCGCGGAGCAAGCGCTCAGCGTGCTCGCGGTAAAGATCCCAGCGCTTGCTCTGGTAGAAGGGCCCTTCGTCCCACTCCAGTTGCAGCCAGCGCATGGCCTCGATAATGGCCTCGATCGACTCCGGCGTCGAGCGCTCGCGGTCGGTGTCCTCCACCCGCAGGATGAAGACCCCGCCGTGATGACGCGCATAAAGGTAGGAAAACAGCGCGGTGCGGGCGCTGCCGATGTGCAAGTAGCCGGTGGGACTGGGAGCGAAGCGGGTGCGCACGACCATGGGCTGCGAGTAACAAGGGGGGCAAGGCAAGTCAACGCGCTTAGCCGGCGCACGCCAGCGCACTGTTCGCGGGCGCAGTCACGGCGGCGGCTTGGCCGGAGCCGAGGCTAGACGGCGGCTTGTCGTGGAGCCGGAACGGGCGGCGGCCCGGCTTCAGCGCGCGGAATACGCGCGCACAAGGTGGTCCCTCGCCCGGCGACGCCGGTGACGAGTACGTTGCCGCCCAGTAATAGCGCCCGCTCGCGGATGCCGAACAGGTCGAGCGATTGCGGGCTCTTGCTCTCGGCCTCGCTTACCCCGCGGCCGTCGTCATGCACCTCCAGCACCAGGTCGGTGCCGTCGACTCGCAGAACGATGGCGATGCGCTGGGCACTGCTATGGCGGGCGGCATTGGTGAGCGCTTCTTGTACGATACGAAACAGCGCGGTGGAGCGGACTTGATCGACCGCGATCTCCGGCTGCGGGCTGGTGAACGTGCAAGCCACGCCGCAGCGCGCTTGGAATTCGCGCGCCAGCCATTCGATAGCGGCGGTGAGGCCGAGGTCATCCAACAGGCTCGGCCGCAGCTCGGAGGCGATGCGCCGCACTGAGTGAATCATGGTTTGCGCCAGTTCCGACATCGCGCTCAGCCGCTGCCACAGCAACTCCTCGGCAGCGCCGGCACCGGCCGTGGCGGCGAAACGCTTGGGCAGCAAGTCCAGATCAATCTTGAGGGCGGCGAGCATCTGCCCCAACTCGTCGTGAATCTCGCGTGCCAGCCGCGTACGTTCCTCCTCACGGACCGACTCCAGGCGCGCCGAGAGCGCGTGCAGCTGCTCGTTGGCGGCCTGCAAAGCCTCGGTGCGCGTCGCCACCCGCCGCTCGAGGTCGGCGTTGAGCGCCAGAATCTCGCTCTCGGCCTGCTGCCGTGCCGCT
Protein-coding regions in this window:
- the cas1 gene encoding CRISPR-associated endonuclease Cas1 → MKTAYITEQGATLRRDGPVLQVWTGKKRITELLVHDLDQLVLMGNIMITPAVLDFLIAERVDTVFMSIHGRFRGRLMHEHSKNVRLRLAQYQQLQTPGVALALAQRLVRGKILNTRAFVLKAARRMGGDSELAEAAARLLAMAERLAEMKTLEQVRGCEGRASAVYFGIFGRLLKHPDFTFTDRNRRPPLDPVNVLLSLGYTLLANAVETAIQIVGLDPYLGALHEIAYGRPSLVCDLMEEYRSVIVEPMVVACINQRSFAAGDFESAGEGEPVRFKRAALKWFVELFERRLRGTILYPPRGQRLTYRQVIEEQVRRCARVLLGTEAVYEPFLIR
- the cas2 gene encoding CRISPR-associated endonuclease Cas2, with amino-acid sequence MFTVIAFDIVDDRTRYRVVQVLRRYAVRVQKSVFEAGKLNPADFHRMRLDVERLINVGEDTVRYYLLCGNCVPRIEVSGLGRLTKAEEYKVV
- a CDS encoding sensor histidine kinase, producing the protein MVTIGLSGLTAAAPHPGNGALADLLIARTRTILWIALTAGLTFGTLELLLAPQLAAPFFVKCGGIFLTTTTLLALRARWVRRHALAVSLLVVAMAYLMTAISGIVSPSREYQTTAVLFVGAALTTATLLPWGVWLQAASVLYGAVLLGAAVWRADGNLQVLLDDPGAAVAVGFVISLVAARELQCYRLKSLRELAARQQAESEILALNADLERRVATRTEALQAANEQLHALSARLESVREEERTRLAREIHDELGQMLAALKIDLDLLPKRFAATAGAGAAEELLWQRLSAMSELAQTMIHSVRRIASELRPSLLDDLGLTAAIEWLAREFQARCGVACTFTSPQPEIAVDQVRSTALFRIVQEALTNAARHSSAQRIAIVLRVDGTDLVLEVHDDGRGVSEAESKSPQSLDLFGIRERALLLGGNVLVTGVAGRGTTLCARIPRAEAGPPPVPAPRQAAV
- the gltX gene encoding glutamate--tRNA ligase, whose amino-acid sequence is MVVRTRFAPSPTGYLHIGSARTALFSYLYARHHGGVFILRVEDTDRERSTPESIEAIIEAMRWLQLEWDEGPFYQSKRWDLYREHAERLLRAGHAYRCYCTAELLDAKRKAAMVAGRKPMYDRTCRSSTARSDGPFTIRFKAPLDGETNIPDLVKGPVVVQNQELDDLVLVRSDGIPTYNFCAVVDDALMQVTHIIRGEDHLANTPKQIQLYRAFGYPMPAFAHIPLILGLDRARLSKRHGATSVTAYRDLGYLPDALINYLARLGWSYGDQEIFTRGELIEKFSLETVGKSAGVYNPEKLEWVNFQHLKAMPAAALAQAVKPFIAARGWPIPGDDTWLAGAVATLRERAKTLVELADSARFYLCDDVELEAKAAAKHLQPATAAPLRDLAGELAGLSQWNIDGLQQVFNAVMARHSLALGKLAQPVRVALTGGTTSPGIFEVLEVLGKERALARLGRGLEWAVAATGAATAVAARTS